Part of the Anomalospiza imberbis isolate Cuckoo-Finch-1a 21T00152 chromosome 29, ASM3175350v1, whole genome shotgun sequence genome, CTGCCCCATCGAATCTTCCAACCCCTTCCCATTCCTGCCCCGTAGAAACTTCCAGCCCATAGAAACTTCCAACCCCATCCATTCCAACCCCACTGCATTCCTGCCCCACAGAGACTTCCAACCCCATCAAAACTTCCAACCCCATCGAAATTTCCAACCCCACCCCGTTCCTGCCCCACAGAGACTTCCaaccccatcccattccaaccccatCCCATTCCTGCCCCACAGAGACTTCCAACCCCATCGAAACTTCCTACCCCCATCTCATTCCTGCCCCATAGAAACTTCCAGCCCCATAGAAACTTCCAACCCCATAGAAACTTCCAGTCCCATAGAAACTTCCAACCCCATCCCATTCCTGCCCCATAGAAACTTCCAGCTCCAttcccaccccacagcccctccccagccccacatcccGGTGTCCTCACCCAGCCCCACACTCTGCTCCCCCCTtatcccaccccaaaaccacccccagccccatatCCCTTCCCAATCCCGGCCCCAAATTCCAATCCTGACCCCACACCCCAATCCCTTCCCCGCTCCCCCAATCCCAGCCtcaaatcccaatcccaatccccgatcccaaatcccaatcctgaccccaaatccctgccccaaatcccaatcccagccccaaatcccaatcccagccccaaatcccgatcccaaatccaatcctgaccccaaatcccaatcccagtcccaaatcccagcccgAAATCCCAGCCCGAAATcccaatcctgaccccaaatccctgccccaaatcccaatcctgaccccaaatccctgccccaaatcccgatcccagccccaaatcccatccccatccccaaatcccaatcccatccccaaatcccgatcccaaatcccaatcctgaccccaaatcccaatcccagccccaaatcccgatcccaaatcccgatcccaGCCCCAAATGCCAATGCCAGCCCCAAATCCCgatcccagccccaaatcccaatcccagtcccaaatCCGATCCCAAATGccaatcctgaccccaaatcccaatcccagtcccaaatcccgatcccaaatcccgatcccagccccaaatcccgatcccagccccaaatcccgatccaaatcccaatcctgaccccaaatcccgatcccaaatcccaatcctgaccccaaatcccgatcccagccccaaatcccgaTCCCAAATGCCCATCCCACACCCCAGTCAGTCCCACAGCCCTGttccccctccctgtccccgctCACTGGCCAGGTGCCGCTGCAGCTTTGgggtccccctgccccagccccgtTTTTATCCGATCCCGCCCCCCCGGGCAAACACGGCGGGGCCGAGGGGCAGCGCGGGGGggccccgtgtcccctcccctgtcccctcccctgtccccccctgtcccctctgtgtccccccgtgtcccctcccctgtcccctccgtgtcccctcccctgtcccctctgtgtcccctcccctgtcccctctgtgtccccccgtgtccccctcccctgtcccctccgtgtcccctcccctgtcccctctgtgtccccccgtgtcccctcccctgtcccctccgtgtcccctcccctgtcccctctgtgtccccccgtgtcccctcccctgtcccctctgtgtcccctcccctgtcccctctgtgtccccccgtgtcccctctgtgtcccctctatgtcccccccgtgtcccctctgtgtcccctctgtgtcccctcctctgTCCCTTCTttgtcccccccatgtccccccgtgtcccctccccttgtcccccccgtgtcccctctctTGTcctcccaatgtcccccccatgtccccccccgtccctcccaatgtcccccccgtgtccccccgtgtcccctccccttgtcccctccccttgtcccctctgtgtccccccatttcccccccaatgtcccctctgtgtcccctctgtgtcccccccatgtccccccatgtccctcccaatgtcccctccatgtcccccccatgtccccccaatgtccccccaatgtcccccctgtgtccccccaatgtcccccctgtgtcccccatgtccccccgtgtccccccatgtccctccatgtccctcccaatgtccccccatgtccccccatgtccctcccaatgtcccctccatgtccccccgtgtcccctccccttgtcccctccccttgtcccctctgtgtcccccccatttcccccccaatgtcccctctgtgtcccctctgtgtcccccccatgtcccccccatgtccctcccaatgtcccctccatgtccccccatgtccccccaatgtccccccaatgtcccccctgtgtccccccaatgtcccccctgtgtccccccatgtccccccgtgtccccccatgtccctccatgtccctcccaatgtccccccatgtcccccatgtccctcccaatgtcccctccatgtccccccgtgtcccctccccttgtcccctccccttgtcccctctgtgtcaccccatttccccccaatgtccccccgtgtcccccctgtgtccccccatgtccctccatgtccctcccaatgtccccccgtgtccccatcatgtccccccatgtccccccatgtccctcccaatgtcccctctgtgtcccctccatgtcccccccatttcccccccaatgtcccccccatttccccccccatgtccccccatgtccccccatgtccccccgtgtccccccatgtccccctgtgtccccccaatgtcccccccgtgtccccccatgtccctcccaatgtccccccatgtccccctgtgtcccccccaatgtcccccccatgtccccccatgtcctcccaatgtccccccatgtcccccctcttgtccccccatgtccccccatgtcccctccatgtccccccaatgtccccccatgtccccccatgtccccccatgtccccccatgtcccctccatgtccccccatgtcccccctcttgtccccccatgtccccccgtgtccccccgtgtccccacgNNNNNNNNNNNNNNNNNNNNNNNNNNNNNNNNNNNNNNNNNNNNNNNNNNNNNNNNNNNNNNNNNNNNNNNNNNNNNNNNNNNNNNNNNNNNNNNNNNNNNNNNNNNNNNNNNNNNNNNNNNNNNNNNNNNNNNNNNNNNNNNNNNNNNNNNNNNNNNNNNNNNNNNNNNNNNNNNNNNNNNNNNNNNNNNNNNNNNNNNAGGAGAATTTTGGGGCCCCTTTGGGGGGGTTCAGAAGATTTTGAGGTTCCTTTGGGGGTTTCAGGAGAATTTTGGGtccctttttggggttttgtgagattttttggggtccctttggggaattttggggtccctttggggcttttaggggattttggggtgccttTGGAGGTTTTCATGGGAATTTTGGAGTCCCTGAGGGAATTCAGGAGAATTTTGGGGCCCCTTTTTAGGGTtcagggatattttggggttcctttgggggttttaggggaattttggggttttcaggaGAACTTTGGGggccctttttggggttttatgagatttttggggtccttttggggaattttggggtctctttggGACTTTTAGGGCACTTTTGGGGTTTTcaaggggatttttgggtgccTTTGGAGGTTTtcatgggaattttggggtcactttgagggttttaaatggaattttagGGGTTTtcatgggaattttggggtccctgaggggaATTCAGGAGAATTTTGGGGCCCCTTTGGGGGGTTCAgaagattttggggttcctgttGGGGGTTtcaggggaatttgggggttttcaggagaactttggggtccctttggggcttttaggggaattttggggttttcaggagaattttggggccctttttggggttttatgagatttttggggtccctttggggaattttggggtccctttgggaCTTTTAGGGCACTTTTGGGgcttttaggggattttggggtccctttgggggttttcaggagaattttggggtcactttgagggttttaatggaattttggggtcccagagggAATTCAGGAGAATTTTGGGGCCCCTTTTTAGGGttcaggggattttggggttcctttGGGGTTtcaggggaatttgggggttttcaggagaattttggggtccTTTTGGGCttttaggggaattttggggttttcaggagaattttggggccctttttggggttttatgagatttttggggtccctttggggctttttaggggattttggggtgccttTGGAGGTTTtcatgggaattttggggtccctgagggaATTCAGGAGAATTTTGGGGGCCCCTTTTTAGGGttcaggggattttggggttccttgGGGGTTtcaggggaattttggggtccctttggggAATATTCCGGTCTCTTTGGGGCttttaggggaattttggggttttcaggaGAATTTTGGGtccctttttggggttttatgagatttttggggtccctttggggcttttaggggattttgggtgcCTTTGGAGGTTTtcatgggaattttggggtccctgagggaATTCAGGAGAATTTTGGGGCCCCTTTTTAGGGttcaggggattttggggttcctttggggctttTAGCGGAATTTTGGGATCCCTTTGagagttttggggtcccttgaGGCTTtcagaggattttggggtccctttggaGGTTTCCAGGGGATTCTGGGGTCCCTTTTGGGGGTTTcaggggaattttgggttttcAGGAGAATTTTGGGATCCCTTTGAGGGTTTTGGGTCCCTTTGGAGTTttccaggggattttggggtctctttgagggtttttaggggaattttggggttttcagggAGATTATGGGGCCCTTTAgggattttaggggaattttggggttctcaggaagattttggggtccttttgggctttttggtgaatttggggtccctttggggTTGGGTTGGGCTCCGGGAAGAACCTGGAggacctaaaaaaaaaaaaaaaaaaaaaaaccaaatcccacttttttatttcttttttttttttttttgtttctttttttcctggaatttttttttcccattttttggggtttttttttttttttccttttcttttttccgCAATCCcgagagtttaaaaaaaaaaaaaaaaaaagaaaaaaatttcccaaaaccccgcgggggagggggagagaaggggggggggaggggcaaaaaaaggggggtggggtggggggagggggcgtGAGGGTcccaacaccccaaaaatcccctccccccccaccccaaaccccaaaaccccccccgGGGGCCGTGGGGGGAGGggcaaccccaaatcccattttttgtttggggggggggggggaggggcccCAAAATTGTCGGGggagggtgggggaggggcggcgcCCACCGGGCCGAGAGCGTGgtggggtgaattttggggggcgggggcgacatttttgggggggatttggggggaattttgggggtgtggggggaggGGTCACATGATTGGGGGGGAGGGGCAGAACCAAGCGCGGGGGGAGGGGCTGCGggggggagggggtttgggggtgcggggagtggatttgggggtttttttttgggggggggggtcccgggggtgtttttggggtgcgGGGGgaggtgggttttgggggtcccggggggatttttggggtgcgtggggtgggttttggggtcccgggggggtttttggggtcccggtgggggtttttggggtgcggggggggggttttggggtcccgggggggtttttggggtgcgGGGGGTGGGTTTTGAGGTCCcgggggggtttttggggtgtggggggtgggttttggggtgcgtttggggttttgggggtcagTGGGGTGTCGTTCTTGATGACGATCTCCAGCCCGTGCTGGCGCAGCTGCGCCCGCAGCAGCAGGTTCTTGTTCTTCAGCTCCTCCACctgtttttgggggggggtcagacaccccaaaatatccccagcGACCCCAAAATATCTCCCtccaccccaaaatatccccctgcaccccaaaacatcccccagtgcactcccagtgcccccagtacagcccagtaaCCCAAACCAGCACGTTCTTGCTCTTCAGCTCCTCCACCTGGATTCTGGGGGATCtcgagggggttttgggggtcagACACCCCCAAAAATATCCCCCAGCGACCCCAAAATATCACTCAGGACCCCAAAATATCCTCCCAATGCACTCtagtcccattcccagtccctcccagtgctcccagtcccacctgCTGGGACAGCACCTCCTTGTCCATCTGCAGCTGATCCAGGCCCATggatcccattgatcccattgatcccaatcccaatcccattgaccccaaccccatcccaatgaccccaatcccatcccaatgaccccaatcccaatcccattgatcccaaccccatcccaatgaccccaatcccaatcccattgatcccaaccccatcccaatgaccccaaccccatcccattgatcccaaccccatcccaatgaccccaaccccatcccattGACCCCAACCCCATCCAAatgaccccaatcccaatcccattgaccccaaccccatcccaatcgaccccaatcccaatcccattgatcccaatcccatcccaatgaccccagccccatcccattgatcccaaccccatcccattgatcccaaCCCCATCTCAatgaccccaatcccatcccaatgaccccaatcccaatcccattgatcccaatcccatcccatttatcccaaccccatcccattgatcccaaccccatcccattgatcccaaccccatcccattgatcccaatcccatcccaatgaccccaaccccatcccattgatcccaaccccatccaaatgaccccaatcccatcccaatgaCGCCCAACCCCCATCCCAatgaccccaatcccatccctatgaccccaaccccatcccagtgacctcaatcccatcccaatgacctcaatcccattcccaaccccattcccagtccctcccagtgctcccagtcccacctgCTGGAACAGCACCTCCTTGTCCATCTGCAGCTGGTCCAGgcccattgatcccattgaccccaatcccatcccaatgaccccaaccccatcccaatgacccaaccccatcccagtgaccccaaccccatcccagtgaCCCAATTCCATCCTAatgaccccaatcccatcccagccccatttccagtccctcccagttcccccagtcccaCCTGCTGGAACAGCACCTCATTGTCCATCTGATCCAGCCCCTGACCCCATTgatcccaaccccatcccaatGACCTCAGCCCCACCCCATTgatcccaaccccatcccagccccattcccagtccctcccagtgctcccagtcccacctgCTGGAACAGCACCTCCTTGTCCATCTGCAACTGATCCAGgcccattgatcccattgaccccaatcccatcccaatgaccccaatcccatcccaatgaccccaatcccatcccagtgaccccaatcccatcccagccccattcccagtccctcccagtgctcccagtcccacctgCTGGCGCAGCACCTCGTTGTCCATCTGCAGCTGGTCCAGGCCCTGCAGCTCCTCGCTCAGCCGCAGGTTGCTCTGCCGCAGCTCCTGGATGTAGTCGCAGGCCTTGGACAGGATCCCGCCCTTGCTCTGCGGGTCGGGATCTGGGGTCACGGACCAATCCCACACCCCAAACCGCAaaccctgcaccccaaaccccaaacccgcaccccaaatcccaaatcctgcaccccaaaccccaaaccctgcaccccaaaccccacaccccaaaccctgcaccacgccccccaaaccccaaaacccaaaccccaaatcccaaatcctgcaccccaaaccctgcaccacgcaccccaaaccccaatccccaaaccccaaaccctgcaccACACACCCCAAACTCCAAACTCCAaatcctgcaccccaaaccccacaccccaaatcccaaatcctgcaccccaaaccccaaatctcgCACCCCAAacctcaaatcccaaatcctgcaacccaaaccccaaatcctccaccccaaaccccaaaccctgcaccccacaccccaaatcccaaatccggCACCCCAAACTCCAAATCCCAAATctggcaccccaaaccccaaactccaAACCCTAAATCTCGCACCCCAAActccaaatcccaaatcccgcaGCGCCGACCTGTCCGGATTTGGTGTTCTCCATGGAGCAGTCGGGGATGATCTTGGACAGCTGCACGATCCAGTTGTTGATCTTGTCCCGGCGCCGGCGCTCCACtgaacgggaacgggaacggggttgggaacggggctgggaatggggattgggaatgggatcgggattgggaacaggattggggaatgggaacgggattgggaacgggaacggAGTTGGGAACAGGGAacgggactgggaatggggaatgggattgggaatgggcTTGGGAACAGGACTGGGAACAGGGAttgggaacagggaatgggaacggggaatgggaacagggattgggattgggaatggagAATGGGATTGCGAAaggggaatgggactgggattgggaacagggattgggaatggggaatgggactgggaatgggattgggaatgggaacagggttgggaatgggattgtGAACGGGAACGGGGACTGGGAacgggattgggattgggaatggggattGGGGAATGAGAAcggggactgggaatggggattgggaacggggattgggattgggaacggggaacgggactgggaatgggattgggaacggtGTTGGGAACGGGGAATGGCATTGCGAACGGCAATGGggactgggaactgggaatggggaatgggattgggaacggggACTGGGAAcggggattgggattgggaagggGGATTGGGAACGGAAACGGGGAacgggattgggattgggaacaaggaatgggaacaggattgggaatggggacGGGGAATGGGATtaggaacaggattgggaatgggattgggaatggggattgggaacggggaatgggattgggaacaaggaatgggattgggaacaaGGAACGGGAACGGGGATTGGGGGCCACTGGGAATTGGGGTGGCCCGTGGGAATGAGGGTGGTCTCCGGGATGAGCCGTGGGATGGGGGTGCCCCTTTGGGATCGGGGCGCCGCCCCGGTACCTTCGTTGTGCTGTGCCCGGCGCTTCTCGTCCCGCGTGGCTCGGGGAGCCTCCGACTTCCTGGGGAGgggcacaggtgggcacaggtgtgtcccaggtgtgtcggggtgtgtcccaggtgggtcccaggtgtgtccaggtgtgtttgaatgtgtccaggtgtgtcccaggtgtgttggggtgtgtccaggtgtgtttgaatgtgtccaggtgtgtcccaggtatGTTggggtgtgtcccaggtgtgttggggtgtgtcccaggtgtgtcccaggtgtgttggggtgtgtcccaggtgtgttggggtgtgtcccaggtgtgtcccaggtgtgtttggGTGTGTTggggtgtgtcccaggtgtgtttgggtgtgtccaggtgtgtttgaatgtgtccaggtgtgtcccaggtgtgttggggtgtgtcccaggtgtgtttgggtgtgtcccaggtgtgtcccaggtgtgtttgggtgtgtccaggtgtgtttgaatgtgtccaggtgtgtcccaggtgtgtttggGTGTGTTggggtgtgtcccaggtgtgtttgggtgtgtccaggtgtgtttgaatgtgtccaggtgtgtcccaggtgtgcccaggtgtctttgggtgtgccccaggtgtgtttgGGTGTGTCAGGGTGGAGTCCAGTtatgtcccaggtgtgcccaggtgtctttgggtgtgccccaggtgtacCTGGGTctgtccaggtgtgccccaggtgtgcccaggtactCACGGGGAGTAGGGGTGTGCGCGGGGGGCGATGGAGCGCTGGGCCCCCCCCGGGAGCACCTCCTGTGGTGACATCATCACGAAAAACTGCCCTGGAGCCCAGAGCCACAGGTGAGAGCCCAATCCCACAGGTGAGACCCAAAACCcacaggtgagaccccaaaTGCATCCACCCAGGTGAGTCCCAACCCAACCCAGGTGACACCAAAGCCATCCAGGTGAGCCCCAGATCaacccaggtgtccccaaacccatccaGGTGAGTCCCAACCCATTCCAGGTGCCCTCAAACTCATCCAGGTGCCCTCAAACCCATCCAGGTGAGTCCCAAACccatccaggtgtccccaaacccatccaGGTGAGTCCCAAACccatccaggtgtccccaaacccatccaGGTGAGTCCCAAACCCATCCAGGTGCCCCCAAACCCATCCAgctgtccccaaacccatccaGGTGAGTCCCAAACccatccaggtgtccccaaacccatccagctgtccccaaacccatccaggtgtccccaaacccatccaggtgtccccagaccCATCCAGGTGAGTCCCAGCCCAACCCAGGTGCCCCCAACctggcccaggtgagccccagtTCAGGTCAGGCGCTCACCTGGGGCAGTGGGGCTCACCTGTGGGCGTGGGCTGGCCCAGCAGCGCCTCGGAGCTCTGCGTGGTGACCACGGCggtggcggcggtggcggcggtggcggcggcgccGTCGGCCACGCCCGCGGCGGGGAAGTAGGTGTAGTGCGTCTCGGTGGGAGCCGCCTCCGTCTCCACCGCGTCCTCGCTCGTGAACGCGCCCTGGATCACCGCCTGCGCCGGCAGGTGcgacaggtgagacaggggaGACAGGTGTGGGACagggggggacaggtgagggacagggggggacaggtgaggagggaaagggggaacaggtgaggagggacaggtgagggatacgtgggacaggtgagggacaggtgggacaggtgacacaggtgtgggacaggtgagggacaggtgggacaggtgacacaggtgtgggacaggtgagggacaggtgggacaggtgtgggacaggtgagggacagacAGGTGgaacacaggtgagacaggtgtgggacaggtgagacaggagagggacaggggacaggtgagagacaggtgagggacaggtgggacaggtgagacaggtgtgggacaggtgagacaggagagggacaggggacaggtgagggacaggtgggacaaGTGAGACAGgtgtgggacaggtgagggacaggggacaggtgggacagcaaggaca contains:
- the USF1 gene encoding upstream stimulatory factor 1 — protein: MKGQQKAAETEEGTVQIQEGSVATGEDPTSVAIASIQSAATFPDPGVKYVFRTEGGGTQVMYRVIQVADGQLDAQTEGTSAISGYPATQSMTQAVIQGAFTSEDAVETEAAPTETHYTYFPAAGVADGAAATAATAATAVVTTQSSEALLGQPTPTGQFFVMMSPQEVLPGGAQRSIAPRAHPYSPKSEAPRATRDEKRRAQHNEVERRRRDKINNWIVQLSKIIPDCSMENTKSGQSKGGILSKACDYIQELRQSNLRLSEELQGLDQLQMDNEVLRQQVEELKNKNLLLRAQLRQHGLEIVIKNDTPLTPKTPNAPQNPPPTPQKPPRDLKTHPPHPKNPPGTPKPPPRTPKTPTGTPKTPPGPQNPPHAPQKSPRDPQNPPPPAPQKHPRDPPPQKKTPKSTPRTPKPPPPRSPSPRAWFCPSPPIM